A section of the Cydia splendana chromosome 1, ilCydSple1.2, whole genome shotgun sequence genome encodes:
- the LOC134793704 gene encoding kelch-like protein 10 isoform X2 yields MENDPNNTTAGRETGRCMSVAAMQALHRLRECRLLCDAIVRADDGAAFPVHRAILSACSPYFLALFTTTLHSREQSDVLISGVRSEILLLLIEYAYLRRIDVTDGNVHELLMTADFLAFLGVLQICCDHLRTSLNPRNCLGIMTFARRVFCYKLEADARRYLLRYFVTVSAQSDEFLHLPLEELNSIILEDELNVKSEEAVWEAVLRWVNYEPDVRWQHTVKLMGSIRLGLLDTQFFLENVKDHPYVTGNEGSRPIIIETLKFLYDLEMIAQRDGEVATPEIARPRVPHEVLFAIGGWSGGSPTAFIETYDTRADRWIKVEEVDPAGPRAYHGTAVLGYCIYVIGGFDGMDYFNSCRCFDAVTKTWREVAPMNARRCYVSVAVLGETIYAMGGYDGHHRQNTAERFNHRTNQWSLVAPMNAQRSDASAAALDNKIYITGGFNGQECMNTVEVYDPDTNQWTNLAPMRSRRSGVSCIAYHNKIYVIGGFNGISRMCSGEVYDPGTNTWSPVPDMYNPRSNFAIEVIDDMIFAIGGFNGVTTIYHVECYDERTNEWYEATDMNIYRSALSACVIMGLPNVYDYIHKHRERLMEEKRQKILLSETARHGQLRSALPDVHLMEDNDDMLEQLGLMENQANVPVPPPPPPPPQLQDRE; encoded by the exons ATGGAAAACGACCCGAACAACACT ACGGCGGGTCGCGAGACGGGCCGGTGCATGTCGGTGGCGGCGATGCAGGCGCTGCACCGGCTGCGCGAGTGCCGGCTGCTGTGCGACGCGATCGTGCGCGCCGACGATGGCGCCGCGTTCCCCGTCCACCGCGCCATACTGTCAGCCTGCAGTCCCTACTTTCT GGCTCTGTTCACGACGACGCTACACTCCCGCGAGCAGAGCGATGTCCTGATCTCCGGTGTCCGCTCCGAGATCCTGCTCCTCCTCATCGAGTACGCGTACCTCCGGCGCATCGACGTCACCGACGGCAACGTCCACGAGCTCCTCATGACTGCGGACTTCCTTGCGTTCCTTGGTGTGCTGCAGATCTGTTGCGATCATCTCCGCACCTCGCTTAACCCTAGGAACTGCCTCGGGATCATGACGTTTGCTAG GCGAGTGTTCTGCTACAAACTGGAGGCCGACGCCCGGAGGTACCTCCTCCGCTACTTCGTGACCGTGTCAGCGCAAAGCGACGAGTTCCTCCACCTTCCTCTCGAGGAGCTTAACTCCATCATCCTTGAAGACGAGCTCAACGTGAAGAGTGAGGAGGCGGTGTGGGAAGCCGTGTTGCGCTGGGTCAACTATGAGCCGGACGTGCGTTGGCAGCACACCGTCAAGTTGATGGGCAGCATAAGGCTCGGATTGCTTGATACTCAA TTTTTCTTGGAGAACGTCAAAGACCACCCGTACGTCACTGGCAACGAGGGTTCACGACCGATCATCATAGAGACTTTAAAGTTCCTCTACGACCTTGAGATGATAGCCCAACGAGACGGAGAGGTAGCCACGCCGGAAATCGCTCGACCCAGAGTACCCCACGAA GTATTGTTTGCCATTGGAGGGTGGAGCGGTGGTTCACCGACGGCGTTTATAGAAACCTACGACACCCGCGCAGATCGCTGGATAAAG GTAGAAGAGGTGGACCCCGCCGGTCCCCGCGCCTACCACGGCACAGCGGTCTTGGGATACTGCATTTATGTCATTGGAGGATTTGATGGGATGGACTATTTTAACTCGTGCCGATGCTTTGATGCTGTTACTAAGACCTGGCGCGAG GTGGCACCGATGAACGCTCGTCGCTGCTACGTGTCCGTGGCCGTGCTCGGGGAGACGATCTACGCAATGGGCGGTTACGACGGTCACCATCGCCAGAACACGGCGGAGCGTTTCAACCACCGCACAAACCAGTGGTCGCTGGTGGCCCCAATGAACGCTCAGCGGTCGGATGCCAGCGCCGCTGCTCTTGACA ACAAGATCTACATTACCGGAGGCTTCAACGGGCAGGAGTGCATGAACACCGTGGAGGTTTACGACCCGGACACCAACCAGTGGACGAACCTGGCTCCCATGCGCTCGCGCCGCTCCGGCGTCTCGTGCATCGCGTACCATAATAAG ATATACGTAATCGGTGGCTTCAACGGCATATCGCGCATGTGCAGCGGCGAGGTGTACGACCCGGGCACGAACACGTGGTCGCCCGTGCCCGACATGTACAACCCTCGCAGCAACTTCGCCATTGAAGTCATTGACGACATGATCTTCGCCATCGGTGGATTCAATGGCGTCACTACCATTTACCATGTGGAGTGTTATGATGAGAGGACCAATGAATG GTACGAAGCGACGGACATGAACATCTACCGCTCAGCGCTGTCAGCGTGCGTGATCATGGGTCTCCCCAACGTGTACGACTACATCCACAAGCACCGCGAGCGGCTGATGGAGGAGAAGCGGCAGAAGATCCTGCTCTCGGAGACCGCGCGCCACGGACAGCTGCGCTCCGCCCTACCGGAC
- the LOC134793704 gene encoding kelch-like protein 10 isoform X1 has protein sequence MKILLSSNVNWKKKTAGRETGRCMSVAAMQALHRLRECRLLCDAIVRADDGAAFPVHRAILSACSPYFLALFTTTLHSREQSDVLISGVRSEILLLLIEYAYLRRIDVTDGNVHELLMTADFLAFLGVLQICCDHLRTSLNPRNCLGIMTFARRVFCYKLEADARRYLLRYFVTVSAQSDEFLHLPLEELNSIILEDELNVKSEEAVWEAVLRWVNYEPDVRWQHTVKLMGSIRLGLLDTQFFLENVKDHPYVTGNEGSRPIIIETLKFLYDLEMIAQRDGEVATPEIARPRVPHEVLFAIGGWSGGSPTAFIETYDTRADRWIKVEEVDPAGPRAYHGTAVLGYCIYVIGGFDGMDYFNSCRCFDAVTKTWREVAPMNARRCYVSVAVLGETIYAMGGYDGHHRQNTAERFNHRTNQWSLVAPMNAQRSDASAAALDNKIYITGGFNGQECMNTVEVYDPDTNQWTNLAPMRSRRSGVSCIAYHNKIYVIGGFNGISRMCSGEVYDPGTNTWSPVPDMYNPRSNFAIEVIDDMIFAIGGFNGVTTIYHVECYDERTNEWYEATDMNIYRSALSACVIMGLPNVYDYIHKHRERLMEEKRQKILLSETARHGQLRSALPDVHLMEDNDDMLEQLGLMENQANVPVPPPPPPPPQLQDRE, from the exons atgaaaatactgTTATCTAGTAATGTCAACTGGAAAAAAAAG ACGGCGGGTCGCGAGACGGGCCGGTGCATGTCGGTGGCGGCGATGCAGGCGCTGCACCGGCTGCGCGAGTGCCGGCTGCTGTGCGACGCGATCGTGCGCGCCGACGATGGCGCCGCGTTCCCCGTCCACCGCGCCATACTGTCAGCCTGCAGTCCCTACTTTCT GGCTCTGTTCACGACGACGCTACACTCCCGCGAGCAGAGCGATGTCCTGATCTCCGGTGTCCGCTCCGAGATCCTGCTCCTCCTCATCGAGTACGCGTACCTCCGGCGCATCGACGTCACCGACGGCAACGTCCACGAGCTCCTCATGACTGCGGACTTCCTTGCGTTCCTTGGTGTGCTGCAGATCTGTTGCGATCATCTCCGCACCTCGCTTAACCCTAGGAACTGCCTCGGGATCATGACGTTTGCTAG GCGAGTGTTCTGCTACAAACTGGAGGCCGACGCCCGGAGGTACCTCCTCCGCTACTTCGTGACCGTGTCAGCGCAAAGCGACGAGTTCCTCCACCTTCCTCTCGAGGAGCTTAACTCCATCATCCTTGAAGACGAGCTCAACGTGAAGAGTGAGGAGGCGGTGTGGGAAGCCGTGTTGCGCTGGGTCAACTATGAGCCGGACGTGCGTTGGCAGCACACCGTCAAGTTGATGGGCAGCATAAGGCTCGGATTGCTTGATACTCAA TTTTTCTTGGAGAACGTCAAAGACCACCCGTACGTCACTGGCAACGAGGGTTCACGACCGATCATCATAGAGACTTTAAAGTTCCTCTACGACCTTGAGATGATAGCCCAACGAGACGGAGAGGTAGCCACGCCGGAAATCGCTCGACCCAGAGTACCCCACGAA GTATTGTTTGCCATTGGAGGGTGGAGCGGTGGTTCACCGACGGCGTTTATAGAAACCTACGACACCCGCGCAGATCGCTGGATAAAG GTAGAAGAGGTGGACCCCGCCGGTCCCCGCGCCTACCACGGCACAGCGGTCTTGGGATACTGCATTTATGTCATTGGAGGATTTGATGGGATGGACTATTTTAACTCGTGCCGATGCTTTGATGCTGTTACTAAGACCTGGCGCGAG GTGGCACCGATGAACGCTCGTCGCTGCTACGTGTCCGTGGCCGTGCTCGGGGAGACGATCTACGCAATGGGCGGTTACGACGGTCACCATCGCCAGAACACGGCGGAGCGTTTCAACCACCGCACAAACCAGTGGTCGCTGGTGGCCCCAATGAACGCTCAGCGGTCGGATGCCAGCGCCGCTGCTCTTGACA ACAAGATCTACATTACCGGAGGCTTCAACGGGCAGGAGTGCATGAACACCGTGGAGGTTTACGACCCGGACACCAACCAGTGGACGAACCTGGCTCCCATGCGCTCGCGCCGCTCCGGCGTCTCGTGCATCGCGTACCATAATAAG ATATACGTAATCGGTGGCTTCAACGGCATATCGCGCATGTGCAGCGGCGAGGTGTACGACCCGGGCACGAACACGTGGTCGCCCGTGCCCGACATGTACAACCCTCGCAGCAACTTCGCCATTGAAGTCATTGACGACATGATCTTCGCCATCGGTGGATTCAATGGCGTCACTACCATTTACCATGTGGAGTGTTATGATGAGAGGACCAATGAATG GTACGAAGCGACGGACATGAACATCTACCGCTCAGCGCTGTCAGCGTGCGTGATCATGGGTCTCCCCAACGTGTACGACTACATCCACAAGCACCGCGAGCGGCTGATGGAGGAGAAGCGGCAGAAGATCCTGCTCTCGGAGACCGCGCGCCACGGACAGCTGCGCTCCGCCCTACCGGAC